The window CAACACAGTATACGATTAAGCGGCCCAAGGCTGGGTAGACCACCAGCTGACAAGTCGCTTCAAAAAGAACAAAGACGCTTGGAACGGCAAGACGCATGCGAACGTAATGCCATAGAAGGTAAATTCGGCGAAGGTAAGCGCCGCTATGGGCTGGCGCGTATTATGGCGCGCCTGAAAGAGACCGCCGAAAGTGTAATTTGCCTCCAGTTTTTGGTGATGAACTTGGAGCGCAGGCTGCGTGTTATTTTGTTTATTTTTCTCCGGTACCTATTTGGGCATAAACCGGCTTTTTTAAGGCCGTCGTTATAAATGTTTTGATTGAAATAGGATT is drawn from Desulfallas thermosapovorans DSM 6562 and contains these coding sequences:
- a CDS encoding transposase, coding for QHSIRLSGPRLGRPPADKSLQKEQRRLERQDACERNAIEGKFGEGKRRYGLARIMARLKETAESVICLQFLVMNLERRLRVILFIFLRYLFGHKPAFLRPSL